TGACCGGAGATATCAAAATCATTAAAGATGGTTCAGGAAATACTGTGAAGGCTAAGGCTGTCATCCTCGCAATGGGATCTGCTTATCGCGAGATCGGTTTAGAGAATGAGAAGCGTCTATCTGGTCGTGGTGTCTCATGGTGTGCCACATGTGATGGTTTCTTCTTCCGCGATCAAACAATCGCTGTTGTGGGTGGCGGAGACTCTGCAGTTGAAGAGGCAACATTCTTAACAAAGTTTGCAAGCAAAGTTGTTCTTATCCACCGCCGCGATTCACTTCGCGCATCAAAGATTATGCAAGAGCGTGCATTTGCCAATCCAAAGATTGAAATGTTGTGGGATACAGAAGTCACAGATGTTTTAGGTGAGCAGAAGGTAGAAGCTTTGCAGCTTCACAATCTCAAGACTGGTGAAGTCTCCAAGCGTGATTTCACAGGACTCTTTGTTGCTATCGGGCATATTCCACGCTCTGAACTTGTTACATCTTCTGTAACCCTTAATAGCGAGGGTTATGTGCAGGTGGAGGGGCGTTCAACGAAAACAAATCTTGCAGGAGTTTTTGCTTGTGGCGACTTGGTCGATTACACCTACCGCCAAGCAATTACTGCAGCAGGTTCTGGCTGCCAGGCGGCGCTAGACGCAGAAAAATTCTTATCCCACTAGTAACCTTCACACATAGACGAGAAGATAAATAGGAGTAATGATGAGCGCACCAACTAAGGTCACAGCAGCTGATTTCGATCAGGTTGTTCTCAAGAGCAGCATCCCAGTTTTGGTTGATTTCTGGGCTGAATGGTGTGGTCCATGCCGCGCAATCGCTCCCATCCTCGATGACATTGCAGCAGAGCACGGCGCAAAGCTTAAGATCGTCAAGCTCAATACTGATGAAGAGTCAGCAATCGCTATTAAGTATGGAGTGACATCTATTCCAATGCTCAATGTTTATGTCAACGGTGAAGTTGTCAAGACAATCATCGGTGCAAAGCCAAAGCCAGCTCTTCTTAAAGAGCTCGAAGGCTTTATTTAATATCTTCTTAAGATATTGATAATAAGTTTGTAGGAGATCAATTATGAAAGAGATGTCTCCCGATGAGATTCGCGCTTTCCAACAAGAACGTGGCCTGCATGTAACAGGTGAACTCAATGAGCAGACAGTGCGCGCACTTGATGAATCGCGCTGGAAGCTCGGTGATCGCTCTCTCTATCTACAGGCATCTCCCTTCATGCGCGGTGATGATGTTGCAGCTCTGCAATCTCGATTAACTGAGATGGGATTTAACTGCGGTCGCGTCGATGCAATCTTTGGTGTGATGACAGAGGCTGCAGTAAAAGAGTTCCAACAATCAGTGGGTGTGAAAGTCGATGGCAAGTGTGGTCCCGCCACGATCATC
The genomic region above belongs to Candidatus Planktophila dulcis and contains:
- the trxA gene encoding thioredoxin — its product is MSAPTKVTAADFDQVVLKSSIPVLVDFWAEWCGPCRAIAPILDDIAAEHGAKLKIVKLNTDEESAIAIKYGVTSIPMLNVYVNGEVVKTIIGAKPKPALLKELEGFI
- the trxB gene encoding thioredoxin-disulfide reductase, with amino-acid sequence MSTEVRELVIVGSGPAGYTAAIYAARAQLNPVMYEGSVTAGGALMNTTEVENFPGFIDGIMGPDLMDNMRKQSKRFGTELITDDVVEMDLTGDIKIIKDGSGNTVKAKAVILAMGSAYREIGLENEKRLSGRGVSWCATCDGFFFRDQTIAVVGGGDSAVEEATFLTKFASKVVLIHRRDSLRASKIMQERAFANPKIEMLWDTEVTDVLGEQKVEALQLHNLKTGEVSKRDFTGLFVAIGHIPRSELVTSSVTLNSEGYVQVEGRSTKTNLAGVFACGDLVDYTYRQAITAAGSGCQAALDAEKFLSH